One genomic segment of Deltaproteobacteria bacterium includes these proteins:
- the hisA gene encoding 1-(5-phosphoribosyl)-5-[(5-phosphoribosylamino)methylideneamino]imidazole-4-carboxamide isomerase, protein MLVIPAIDIKNGHCVRLQQGRMSKETVYSDNPVEVAIRWYEEGAERIHIVDLDGAVGGRPVNHRLVEEIARSVPVPIQLGGGIRDLETMETCFQSGVEQVILGTLAIRHPDIVDLACRRFPGRIIVGIDARNDRVAIEGWTEETGFTPLDLAKKFEQSGIAAIIYTDIHRDGMETGPNVENTEKLAKALNIPVIASGGISGLDDVKKILKLHEIGVTGVITGKALYDGNLDLAQAIALVKSTKCN, encoded by the coding sequence ATGCTTGTAATTCCGGCCATAGATATCAAAAACGGTCATTGCGTCAGGCTTCAGCAGGGACGCATGTCCAAGGAAACGGTTTATTCTGACAATCCTGTTGAGGTAGCCATAAGATGGTACGAAGAGGGTGCTGAGAGGATTCATATCGTAGATCTGGATGGGGCTGTTGGGGGGCGGCCCGTAAATCATCGCCTTGTTGAGGAAATCGCCAGGTCAGTGCCTGTTCCTATCCAACTCGGTGGGGGAATTCGTGATCTCGAAACGATGGAAACCTGTTTCCAGTCGGGTGTGGAACAGGTGATCCTTGGGACCTTGGCCATTAGACATCCTGATATCGTGGATCTTGCCTGCCGGAGGTTTCCCGGAAGGATCATCGTGGGGATCGACGCCAGAAATGATCGTGTCGCCATAGAAGGTTGGACCGAAGAGACCGGATTTACCCCCTTGGATCTGGCGAAAAAATTCGAACAATCCGGCATCGCTGCGATTATTTATACCGATATCCACAGGGATGGCATGGAGACGGGACCCAATGTTGAAAATACGGAAAAACTTGCCAAGGCCCTCAACATACCTGTCATCGCCTCCGGGGGGATATCGGGCCTTGATGATGTTAAAAAAATATTGAAACTTCACGAAATTGGAGTCACTGGAGTAATCACCGGCAAGGCCTTATATGATGGGAATCTTGAT